In one window of Streptomyces sp. NBC_01224 DNA:
- a CDS encoding glutamate racemase, translating to MMVALIDSGLGLLSTTGWLRHLAPELDLLLFLDPDGAPWGSRTASFVTDRLFSAAQLAVQRGAEAIVVPCNTATVTAIDALRESFEPRVPVIGTVPAVKSAAAAGQGIAVWATVRTTASDYQDRLIADFANGRPVARVACPGLAEAIDHGDMAAAAEAIADAAERTPQNCDSVVLGCTHYPLVAPEILQSLPTGTTLYDSAEAVARQALRRLDRTTESHSTTGSIDVVLSGRRGNLPAGAHAYPVGRALAAAARVPRDILISAATRASMNAPAI from the coding sequence ATGATGGTGGCATTGATCGACTCAGGGCTTGGCCTCCTCTCCACCACAGGATGGCTTCGGCACCTCGCCCCGGAACTCGATCTGCTTCTGTTTCTGGACCCCGACGGCGCCCCCTGGGGATCGAGAACTGCCTCCTTCGTCACGGACCGTCTGTTCAGTGCCGCCCAATTGGCCGTCCAGCGAGGTGCGGAGGCCATCGTGGTCCCCTGCAACACCGCCACCGTCACCGCGATCGACGCTCTGCGTGAGAGTTTTGAACCCCGTGTGCCTGTGATCGGAACCGTGCCCGCCGTGAAGTCGGCCGCAGCGGCCGGCCAAGGCATCGCCGTGTGGGCAACCGTCCGGACCACGGCGAGTGACTACCAGGATCGCCTGATCGCGGACTTCGCGAACGGCCGGCCTGTCGCGCGTGTCGCATGCCCCGGTCTGGCCGAGGCTATCGACCACGGAGACATGGCCGCAGCAGCAGAAGCGATCGCCGACGCGGCCGAGCGGACCCCCCAGAATTGCGACTCCGTGGTGCTGGGATGCACGCACTACCCCCTGGTGGCACCAGAGATTCTGCAGAGCCTGCCCACCGGAACCACCCTGTACGACAGCGCGGAGGCAGTCGCCCGCCAAGCACTTCGGCGATTGGACCGAACCACGGAATCGCACAGCACCACGGGCTCCATCGACGTGGTACTCAGCGGGCGCCGCGGAAATCTCCCAGCAGGCGCCCACGCCTACCCGGTGGGTCGCGCCCTTGCCGCTGCAGCGCGGGTGCCCCGCGACATTCTCATCTCCGCCGCGACTCGCGCCTCGATGAACGCTCCGGCAATCTGA
- a CDS encoding LysR family transcriptional regulator, producing the protein MDERRRSPADLELKHLRCLVAIIDTGSFTDAGLELGISQAAVSRNLHALEQILGVRLLHRTSRTVAPTSAGVRVLARARILLAGADDLVAEATAGHARLHIGHAWSAFGRHTTEFQRRWHESHPEVELRLVRHNSPTGGLAEGMCDLAVVRAPLDLKPWSHALVGHEHRVVALASDDPWARRRSIRLDEIPTRTLVIDRRTGTTALDLWPEDGRPAVIYTHDIDDWLAAIATSRCVGLTPQATAAQYRRDGIVYRPLRNAAPVPVHLIWRRPDPHPATHAAVALAIDLYREEHKSPSWKK; encoded by the coding sequence ATGGATGAGCGACGACGAAGCCCCGCGGACCTGGAGTTGAAGCACCTGCGCTGCCTGGTCGCCATCATCGACACCGGCAGCTTCACCGACGCGGGCCTTGAGCTGGGCATTTCCCAGGCCGCCGTCTCCCGCAACCTGCACGCCCTGGAACAAATCCTCGGAGTGCGGCTGCTGCACCGCACCAGCCGCACGGTCGCGCCCACGTCCGCAGGCGTGCGGGTCCTCGCACGCGCACGCATCCTGCTCGCCGGTGCCGATGATCTCGTCGCGGAAGCGACCGCCGGCCACGCCCGGCTCCACATCGGCCATGCCTGGTCCGCCTTCGGTCGCCACACCACCGAATTCCAGCGCCGCTGGCACGAGAGCCACCCCGAGGTCGAGCTCCGGCTCGTCCGCCACAACTCCCCCACCGGCGGGCTGGCCGAAGGAATGTGCGACCTGGCTGTCGTCCGCGCCCCACTTGACCTGAAGCCCTGGTCGCACGCCCTGGTGGGCCACGAACACCGCGTCGTCGCGCTCGCCTCCGACGACCCCTGGGCCCGCCGGCGCAGCATCCGCCTGGACGAGATCCCCACCCGCACCCTCGTCATCGACCGCCGCACCGGCACCACCGCTCTGGACCTGTGGCCCGAGGACGGGCGGCCCGCCGTCATCTACACCCACGACATCGACGACTGGCTCGCCGCCATCGCCACCAGCCGCTGTGTCGGCCTCACCCCCCAGGCCACCGCCGCCCAGTACCGCCGCGACGGCATCGTCTACCGCCCCCTGCGCAACGCCGCCCCCGTCCCCGTCCACCTCATCTGGCGCCGCCCGGACCCCCACCCCGCGACCCACGCGGCAGTCGCCCTCGCCATCGACCTCTACCGCGAGGAGCACAAGTCCCCGAGCTGGAAGAAATGA
- a CDS encoding isochorismatase family protein, producing the protein MSERSKFLESITRENAAVVLVDHQVGLLSGVRDIPVGELKHNVVALARAATVLGIPLVATTTAADSMWGPTIPELVQALPGEQKIIDRSTVNAWHDDRVREAIEATGRQKLILAGVSLEVCAALPAISATAAGYDAYVAVDASGTFSQAKREAGLLRMQQAGVIVSDYATCMVEALADNALPEAGDLYAALDMPFAVLVDQISAAYQA; encoded by the coding sequence ATGAGCGAGCGCAGCAAGTTCCTTGAGTCGATCACTCGGGAGAACGCCGCCGTGGTGCTGGTCGACCACCAGGTGGGCCTTCTGTCCGGCGTGCGGGACATCCCGGTCGGCGAGCTGAAGCACAACGTGGTGGCGCTGGCACGGGCGGCGACCGTGCTGGGCATCCCGCTGGTCGCCACCACCACCGCGGCCGACAGCATGTGGGGGCCGACCATCCCCGAGCTGGTCCAGGCGCTGCCCGGCGAACAAAAGATCATTGACCGCAGTACGGTCAACGCCTGGCATGACGACCGGGTCCGCGAAGCCATCGAGGCCACAGGGCGACAGAAGCTGATCTTGGCCGGGGTGTCCCTGGAGGTGTGCGCGGCACTGCCCGCGATCTCCGCGACGGCCGCCGGGTACGACGCGTACGTCGCCGTGGACGCTTCCGGCACCTTCAGCCAGGCCAAGCGGGAGGCCGGACTGCTGCGCATGCAGCAGGCGGGCGTCATCGTCAGCGACTACGCCACCTGCATGGTCGAGGCCCTGGCCGACAACGCGCTCCCCGAGGCTGGTGACCTCTATGCCGCCCTCGACATGCCGTTCGCCGTCCTGGTCGACCAGATCTCCGCGGCCTACCAGGCATAG